The Thermococcus thermotolerans genome contains a region encoding:
- a CDS encoding AIR synthase family protein, which produces MLPPGKIPPEKLRELVFNHLGARGERVIIGADLGIDAAAIDFGSSILVASTDPITGAEKGIGFYAVHINANDVATFGAKPKWFLVSILLPEGADESLLTEIMRELHESASKLGVAIVGGHTEVTPGLERPIVVGTMLGEVEREKLVTSNGAKPGDAIIVTKWAGLEGTSIIASERSGELERAFGREFVEKARSFIEMISVVEDALTANEVGVHAMHDPTEGGIANGLHEMADAAGIGFRVYRERIPIREETLKICGFYNLDPLALISSGTLMIAAPKERVDAVVNALRRKGINAAVIGEFVEDPGVKVIVENGRERPLERPESDELWKVV; this is translated from the coding sequence ATGCTGCCTCCAGGTAAAATCCCTCCGGAGAAGCTCAGGGAGCTGGTTTTTAACCATCTCGGGGCTAGAGGGGAGAGGGTTATAATCGGCGCCGACCTGGGCATAGATGCCGCCGCCATTGATTTCGGTTCTTCCATTCTCGTGGCATCGACAGACCCGATAACGGGGGCTGAAAAGGGGATAGGCTTCTACGCAGTCCATATTAACGCCAACGACGTAGCTACGTTTGGAGCGAAACCAAAGTGGTTTCTGGTGAGCATACTCCTCCCAGAGGGCGCCGATGAGAGTCTCCTCACAGAGATAATGCGCGAGCTCCACGAGAGTGCATCGAAGCTCGGGGTTGCCATAGTCGGCGGTCACACCGAGGTAACTCCCGGCCTGGAGAGGCCGATAGTGGTAGGAACGATGCTCGGGGAGGTTGAGAGGGAGAAGCTCGTAACCTCCAATGGAGCCAAGCCGGGGGATGCCATTATCGTCACCAAATGGGCCGGCCTTGAGGGGACGTCGATAATAGCCAGCGAGAGAAGCGGAGAGCTGGAGAGGGCCTTCGGTAGGGAGTTCGTGGAAAAAGCCAGGTCTTTCATCGAGATGATAAGCGTTGTGGAAGATGCACTCACGGCCAACGAGGTCGGCGTCCATGCCATGCACGACCCGACGGAAGGAGGCATAGCCAACGGGCTCCACGAGATGGCGGATGCCGCAGGGATAGGCTTCCGCGTTTACCGGGAGAGGATTCCCATCAGGGAAGAGACTCTGAAGATATGCGGGTTCTACAACCTGGACCCGCTGGCACTGATAAGCTCCGGAACCCTGATGATAGCCGCACCCAAAGAAAGGGTCGATGCAGTCGTCAATGCCCTGAGGAGGAAGGGCATAAACGCCGCAGTCATAGGTGAGTTCGTGGAAGACCCGGGTGTAAAGGTAATCGTCGAGAATGGAAGGGAGAGGCCTCTTGAGAGGCCCGAAAGCGACGAGCTCTGGAAGGTCGTCTAA